CAGCCGACGGACACGCCGGAGGACGAGCGCGTGCAGGCGGGGTCGGGCCGGCCGGCCGAGCCTCGGGGCAACGCGATCGAAGGGCTGGAGCCGGTCGGCGGAAGCGGCAGCGCGGTGGTGGAGATCGTCAATAACGTCCTGCTCGACGCGCTGAAGCGCGGCGCGACGGACGTGCACATCGAAAACGAGCGCAAGCGAGTGAAGGTGCGCTACAAGCTCGACGGGCTGTTGCACAAGGTCGATACGCAGCTCAACAAGGACAACATCGACGAGGTCATCAACCGCCTGAAGGTGATGGCGAACCTGGATATCTCCGAGCGCCGCTCGCCGCAGGACGGGCGCGTCCTGTTGCGCACGATCCGCGCCGGGCGCGACTACGACGTTCCGTATCGCATCTCCGTGTTGCCGGGGCCGTTCGGCGAGGAGATCGTGCTCCGCATCCTGGACAAGTCGATGGCGCCGATCAGCCTGGAGCTTCTGGGCTTCACGAGCCAGGATCTCAAGACGTACCGGCGGCTCATCCACAATCCGCAGGGGATGATCCTCGTCACCGGGCCGACGGGTTCGGGCAAGACGACGACGCTGTACGCGTCGCTCAAGGAAATCAACTCGCCGCACAACAAAATCCTCTCCGCGGAGGATCCGATCGAATACAATATCGAAGGCGTGTCGCAAAAGCAGATCACCGCGAAATTCGGATTCGCGGACATGGCGCGCGCGTTTTTGCGGCACGATCCGGACATCCTGCTCATCGGCGAGATCCGCGACGAGGACACGGCAGACGTGGCGTGCAAGGCGGCGCAGACGGGGCATCTCATCCTCTCCACGCTGCACACGAACGACTCGATCGGCGCGATTTCGCGGCTCGGCGTGCTGGGGCTCGATCACGAGCTGATCGGTTCGTCGCTGCTCGGCGTGCTGAGCCAGCGGCTCGTTCGCCGCATCTGCCCGCACTGTCGCGAGGAATACACGCCGGACGACGAGGTGATCGAGCAGTTTCTCGACGAGGCGCCGGCGCCGCCGTATGTCCGCGGGCGCGGCTGCGAATTTTGCAGCTATACGGGTTTCCGCGGGCGCATCGGCGTTTTCGAGCTGTTCATCGTGGATGACGAAATCCAG
The nucleotide sequence above comes from bacterium. Encoded proteins:
- a CDS encoding GspE/PulE family protein, which encodes MTNETKKTVSGYAIDPESVRLLPQLFCYSASVVVLGEVDPYGDEAVTVGVAEPDNLSTLDTIYRKFAPRRIVPFRLTRDEVNKALNIAYGIYTPDPANDPNLSGLLDARQPTDTPEDERVQAGSGRPAEPRGNAIEGLEPVGGSGSAVVEIVNNVLLDALKRGATDVHIENERKRVKVRYKLDGLLHKVDTQLNKDNIDEVINRLKVMANLDISERRSPQDGRVLLRTIRAGRDYDVPYRISVLPGPFGEEIVLRILDKSMAPISLELLGFTSQDLKTYRRLIHNPQGMILVTGPTGSGKTTTLYASLKEINSPHNKILSAEDPIEYNIEGVSQKQITAKFGFADMARAFLRHDPDILLIGEIRDEDTADVACKAAQTGHLILSTLHTNDSIGAISRLGVLGLDHELIGSSLLGVLSQRLVRRICPHCREEYTPDDEVIEQFLDEAPAPPYVRGRGCEFCSYTGFRGRIGVFELFIVDDEIQRMIYAEVPLDEVHEAVMRGGMAPLVFDGLRKVEQRFTTLDELVRVLPMRQIASQIKRHSRYKKGPRPVAVS